One Acetobacterium sp. KB-1 DNA segment encodes these proteins:
- a CDS encoding DUF1848 domain-containing protein: MILNTGNRTDIPAFYNAWFYNRIRAGDVMVRNPYYPQQVIRYRLSPEVVDCLAFCTKNPAPMLDRLAEISIFKQFWFVTITPYGRDIEPHVPDKVQVIESFKRLSEAVGIRAVGWRYDPIFISEQYPMEFHLESFEQMAASLSGYTDQAVISFIDLYKKTRRNFNGVQAVTAAERIQIGQTFAAIAGKNKMTLRTCCEGTELEPYGVDCYGCMTKAVLERAIGVSLKVPKNRHNSRTGCDCLLGSDIGVYNTCGHGCRYCYANHDDQTVKYNMKNHDPSSPFLIGNAMSEDVIKEAKQVSYLDRQLSLFL; this comes from the coding sequence ATGATTTTAAACACCGGCAATCGCACCGATATTCCGGCATTTTATAACGCGTGGTTTTATAATCGTATCCGGGCAGGTGATGTCATGGTTCGCAATCCCTATTATCCCCAGCAGGTCATCCGATACCGCTTGAGCCCGGAGGTGGTCGATTGTCTGGCTTTCTGCACCAAAAATCCGGCTCCGATGCTTGACCGGCTGGCGGAAATCAGTATTTTTAAACAGTTCTGGTTTGTGACTATTACCCCCTATGGCCGGGACATTGAACCCCATGTGCCGGACAAGGTCCAGGTCATTGAGTCCTTTAAACGACTGTCCGAGGCGGTGGGGATTCGGGCCGTGGGTTGGCGCTATGATCCGATTTTTATTTCGGAACAATATCCGATGGAATTCCATTTGGAAAGCTTTGAGCAAATGGCCGCCAGCCTCAGCGGCTATACTGATCAGGCGGTGATTAGCTTTATCGATCTTTATAAAAAAACCCGGCGTAATTTTAATGGTGTTCAGGCGGTCACGGCAGCAGAACGCATTCAAATCGGACAGACTTTTGCCGCTATCGCCGGAAAAAATAAGATGACGCTGCGGACCTGTTGTGAAGGAACGGAGCTGGAACCCTATGGGGTTGACTGTTACGGCTGTATGACAAAGGCTGTGTTGGAGCGCGCTATCGGAGTCAGTTTGAAAGTACCCAAAAACCGTCATAATAGTCGGACAGGCTGTGACTGTCTGCTGGGCAGCGATATCGGGGTTTACAATACCTGTGGTCATGGTTGTCGATACTGTTATGCCAATCACGATGACCAAACGGTTAAGTACAACATGAAAAACCACGATCCAAGTTCGCCTTTTTTAATTGGCAATGCCATGTCAGAAGATGTTATCAAAGAAGCCAAACAGGTATCCTATCTGGATCGGCAGCTGTCATTATTTTTATAA